One genomic segment of Natrialbaceae archaeon AArc-T1-2 includes these proteins:
- a CDS encoding OapC/ArvC family zinc-ribbon domain-containing protein, whose protein sequence is MPHQCTNCGREFEDGSKEMLSGCPSCDGNTFQFVPKADAGDDSLNSSPNPNSSSPPPSTDGAVSRAAETVREWVSDDDSETSWPPADEGGSASETFPEWPESARRPEDRSSSADETASVTTEPTTTDESADLSEDTAQTDARSELATSEEIPSDTGSVDAAADASSERDEMPPDRGDDGSTPEYGQVVSEPSADRPSLEELRDELNDQFESIKIVSPGQYELNLMELYNREEYIVSLQEDGRYVIDVPDSWRNGDE, encoded by the coding sequence ATGCCTCACCAGTGTACGAACTGTGGTCGCGAGTTCGAAGACGGCTCCAAGGAGATGCTCTCGGGCTGTCCGAGCTGTGACGGGAACACGTTTCAGTTCGTCCCGAAAGCGGACGCCGGCGACGATTCCCTGAACTCGAGTCCAAACCCGAACTCGAGTTCACCACCGCCGTCTACAGACGGGGCAGTCTCTCGAGCGGCCGAGACGGTTCGTGAGTGGGTGTCCGACGACGACTCCGAGACGTCGTGGCCGCCGGCCGACGAGGGCGGATCGGCATCGGAGACGTTCCCGGAGTGGCCGGAGTCGGCACGCCGACCAGAGGATCGATCCTCGAGTGCAGACGAGACAGCCAGCGTGACCACGGAACCGACGACGACCGACGAGAGCGCCGACCTCTCTGAGGACACGGCGCAGACGGACGCCAGGAGCGAACTCGCCACCTCCGAGGAGATTCCCTCGGATACCGGCTCCGTTGATGCCGCTGCCGACGCGTCGTCGGAACGAGACGAAATGCCACCGGATCGCGGTGACGACGGGTCCACACCCGAGTACGGACAGGTTGTCAGCGAGCCGTCCGCCGACCGGCCCTCGCTCGAGGAACTCCGTGACGAACTCAACGACCAGTTCGAGAGTATCAAGATCGTCAGCCCCGGCCAGTACGAGCTCAACCTGATGGAACTGTACAACCGCGAGGAGTACATCGTCTCGTTACAGGAGGATGGCCGATACGTCATCGACGTCCCGGACTCCTGGCGAAACGGCGACGAGTGA
- a CDS encoding DUF2073 domain-containing protein, translating to MPEAKEHDDVDGADGVQIDLISGQRMAGMATMEKIRMILDGVHDGKIVILEEGLSPEEESKLIEVTMSEISPDEFNGIEIETYPKGSGSGSSLLGRLMGSDDSDAKLTVIGPADRIETLHKDETLISALVSRD from the coding sequence ATGCCGGAAGCTAAAGAACACGACGACGTCGACGGTGCAGACGGTGTCCAGATCGACCTGATCAGCGGCCAGCGAATGGCCGGCATGGCGACTATGGAGAAAATCAGGATGATCTTAGACGGCGTTCACGACGGAAAGATCGTCATCTTAGAGGAGGGGCTCTCGCCGGAAGAGGAGAGTAAACTCATCGAGGTGACGATGTCCGAGATCAGCCCGGACGAGTTCAACGGAATCGAGATCGAGACCTATCCGAAAGGAAGCGGCAGCGGCTCTTCACTGCTTGGCCGTCTGATGGGCTCCGACGACTCGGACGCCAAACTGACCGTCATCGGACCGGCCGATCGGATCGAGACGCTTCACAAAGACGAGACGCTGATTAGCGCGCTCGTGTCCCGAGACTAA
- a CDS encoding Era-like GTP-binding protein, with translation MGLFTGLKDSISRVTDRLFSEQEPKRIGIYGPPNAGKTTLANRIARDWTGDAIGKESHVPHETRRARRKENVEIERNGKSVTIDIVDTPGVTTKVDYEEFTDELEEDEAIRRSREATEGVAEAMHWLREDVDGVIYVLDSAEDPITQVNTMLIGIIESRDLPVLIFANKIDLDEASVKRIEDAFPQHKTIPLSAKEGDNMDEVYESIAEYFG, from the coding sequence ATGGGACTGTTCACAGGACTCAAAGATAGTATCTCTCGCGTTACGGATCGCCTGTTCTCCGAACAGGAGCCGAAGCGAATCGGCATCTACGGACCGCCAAACGCCGGAAAAACGACGCTGGCAAACCGTATCGCACGTGACTGGACCGGTGACGCAATCGGAAAGGAAAGCCACGTTCCTCACGAAACAAGACGCGCGCGACGGAAAGAAAATGTCGAGATCGAGCGCAACGGTAAGTCAGTCACCATCGACATCGTCGACACGCCGGGGGTGACGACCAAGGTCGATTACGAGGAGTTCACCGACGAACTCGAGGAAGACGAGGCCATCCGACGGTCCCGCGAGGCGACCGAGGGCGTCGCCGAAGCGATGCACTGGCTCCGTGAGGACGTCGACGGCGTCATCTACGTTCTCGACAGCGCCGAGGATCCGATCACGCAGGTCAACACGATGCTCATCGGTATCATCGAATCTCGCGATCTTCCCGTGTTGATCTTTGCAAACAAGATCGACCTCGACGAGGCAAGCGTCAAGCGGATCGAAGACGCGTTTCCACAGCACAAGACGATTCCACTCTCGGCGAAAGAAGGCGACAACATGGATGAAGTGTACGAGAGCATCGCGGAGTATTTCGGGTGA
- a CDS encoding Cdc6/Cdc18 family protein, translated as MSDDDQYRTDPGRDLDLESARGFATDLAETDLTEGELTDEDSSQGLFDDLLSGEPIFENKEVLRPSYTPHELPHRSDQINKMATILVAALRGETPSNILIYGKTGTGKTASAKFVSKELESTSSKYSVPCDVEYINCEVTDTQYRVLAQLANKFIEENERLIEDRIASLEELREAVETYEEGCADSSTDSTAGSLFDPDDPGVDDRTDASDAFDTDGSTSPSGESPVETKGSDGSAEDHPLAETEFSSAAEIDGRIDSLETDRDSFEEVPMTGWPTDRVYSVFFDAVDYSERVVVIMLDEIDKLVEKSGDDTLYNLSRMNSELENSRVSIIGISNDLKFTDFLDPRVKSSLGEEEIVFPPYDANQLRDILQHRAEVAFKDGALSEDVIPLCAAFAAQEHGDARRALDLLRTAGELAERSQSETIVEDHVRRAQDKIELDRVVEVVRTLPTQSKLVLFSIILLEKNGVHSINTGEVYNIYKRLCEEIDADVLTQRRVTDLISELDMLGIVNAVVVSKGRYGRTKEISLSVPLEETEVVLQSDSRLSDIEDVQPFVQARFDN; from the coding sequence ATGTCTGACGACGATCAGTACCGAACCGATCCGGGTCGTGACCTCGACCTCGAGTCGGCACGCGGGTTCGCGACGGACCTCGCGGAGACCGATCTAACCGAGGGAGAGCTGACCGACGAGGACTCGAGTCAGGGACTGTTCGACGATTTGCTCAGTGGCGAACCGATCTTCGAGAACAAGGAGGTACTTCGCCCCTCGTACACGCCACACGAACTTCCCCACCGAAGCGACCAGATCAACAAGATGGCGACGATCCTCGTCGCCGCGCTGCGTGGAGAAACGCCTTCGAACATCCTCATCTACGGCAAGACCGGCACGGGAAAGACCGCGAGTGCGAAGTTCGTCAGCAAGGAACTCGAGAGCACCTCCTCGAAGTACAGTGTTCCGTGTGACGTCGAGTACATCAACTGCGAGGTGACCGACACGCAGTATCGCGTACTCGCCCAGCTCGCGAACAAGTTCATCGAGGAGAACGAACGGCTCATCGAGGATCGAATCGCCTCCCTCGAAGAACTTCGTGAGGCAGTCGAAACCTACGAGGAGGGGTGTGCGGACTCGAGTACCGACTCGACGGCGGGTTCGCTGTTCGATCCCGACGATCCGGGCGTCGACGACCGAACCGACGCTTCGGATGCGTTCGATACGGACGGTTCCACCTCGCCGTCCGGTGAATCTCCAGTCGAAACGAAGGGGTCTGACGGATCGGCCGAGGACCATCCGCTGGCGGAGACGGAGTTCTCTTCGGCCGCCGAGATCGACGGACGGATCGACTCGCTCGAGACCGATCGCGACTCCTTCGAGGAGGTGCCGATGACCGGATGGCCGACCGACCGGGTTTACAGCGTCTTCTTCGACGCTGTGGATTACTCAGAGCGCGTCGTCGTCATCATGTTAGACGAGATCGACAAACTCGTCGAGAAAAGCGGCGACGACACCCTGTATAACCTCTCGCGGATGAACTCCGAACTCGAGAACTCCCGGGTGTCGATCATCGGCATCTCGAACGACCTGAAGTTCACCGACTTTCTCGATCCCCGCGTCAAGTCCTCGCTCGGGGAGGAGGAGATCGTCTTCCCGCCCTATGACGCAAACCAGCTCCGGGACATCCTCCAGCACCGGGCCGAAGTGGCGTTCAAAGACGGTGCGCTCTCCGAGGACGTCATCCCGCTGTGTGCAGCCTTTGCCGCACAGGAACACGGAGACGCCCGGCGGGCGCTCGATCTCCTGCGGACGGCGGGCGAACTCGCCGAACGCTCCCAGTCCGAGACGATCGTCGAGGATCACGTCCGCCGGGCACAGGACAAGATCGAACTCGATCGAGTCGTCGAGGTCGTCCGCACCCTGCCGACTCAGAGCAAACTCGTTCTATTCTCGATCATTCTACTCGAGAAAAACGGCGTCCACAGCATCAACACGGGCGAGGTCTACAACATCTACAAACGCCTCTGTGAGGAGATCGACGCCGACGTCCTCACCCAGCGTCGCGTGACCGATCTCATCAGCGAACTCGACATGCTCGGCATCGTCAACGCCGTCGTCGTCTCGAAGGGACGGTACGGCCGCACGAAAGAGATCAGCCTCTCGGTTCCGCTCGAGGAGACGGAAGTCGTCTTGCAGTCGGACTCTCGGCTGTCGGATATCGAGGACGTCCAGCCGTTCGTCCAGGCGCGATTCGATAACTGA
- a CDS encoding S26 family signal peptidase, whose amino-acid sequence MSGPGPDDSSSGPHDSRNSRDDEGESDGDHDDDRRRDDLSRSEHDGRDDDSGSDGDGWAKPRGDSGPHDTGSSRRADGDRPTRSGGVTIEDDGVVRWFLKSDDGTVTMIRDVASSVAIVLLIGLVLFAVSGVWPPLVAVESGSMEPNMERGDMIFVVDENRFVGDEPIDGTGVVTYENGQNGGHEKFGEPGDVIIFEPNGDEFQTPVIHRAHYWVEEDDNWVDEQADPEHLNGATCEDLTTCPADHDGFITKGDANSGYDQAGSGAPTDVVSPEWVTGKASVRIPWLGHVRLVFDSLLVSSPSQAGSTPGPGPNLGPDRGPASGGSSGLQVGLVAVASVAAIAGSRRPGSW is encoded by the coding sequence ATGAGCGGTCCCGGTCCGGACGACTCCTCCAGCGGCCCCCACGATAGTCGCAATAGCCGTGACGATGAAGGGGAGTCCGACGGCGACCACGACGACGATCGACGACGTGACGACCTGTCCCGGTCGGAGCACGACGGGAGAGACGACGACAGTGGATCAGACGGCGACGGATGGGCCAAACCACGTGGCGATTCAGGCCCTCACGACACCGGGTCCAGTCGACGCGCCGACGGCGATCGACCGACCCGTTCCGGCGGGGTGACGATCGAAGACGACGGCGTCGTGCGCTGGTTTCTGAAGTCGGACGACGGCACGGTGACGATGATCCGTGACGTCGCAAGCAGCGTCGCGATCGTCCTCCTGATCGGGCTCGTGCTGTTCGCGGTCAGCGGCGTCTGGCCCCCGCTGGTCGCCGTCGAAAGCGGCAGTATGGAGCCGAACATGGAACGTGGCGACATGATCTTCGTCGTCGACGAGAACCGCTTCGTCGGCGACGAGCCGATCGACGGGACCGGCGTCGTTACCTACGAGAACGGCCAGAACGGCGGCCACGAGAAGTTCGGCGAACCCGGAGACGTGATCATCTTCGAGCCCAACGGCGACGAGTTTCAGACCCCCGTGATACACCGAGCTCACTACTGGGTCGAAGAAGACGACAACTGGGTCGACGAACAGGCGGATCCGGAGCATCTCAACGGCGCTACCTGTGAGGACCTCACCACCTGTCCGGCCGACCACGACGGATTCATCACCAAAGGCGACGCGAACTCGGGCTACGATCAGGCAGGCAGCGGTGCTCCGACGGACGTCGTCAGCCCGGAGTGGGTCACCGGCAAAGCGTCGGTACGCATTCCGTGGCTCGGGCACGTTCGACTGGTGTTTGACTCGCTGCTCGTGAGTTCGCCGTCACAGGCCGGTTCCACACCCGGACCTGGCCCCAACCTCGGTCCCGACAGAGGACCCGCCTCCGGCGGCTCGAGCGGCCTCCAGGTCGGTCTCGTCGCCGTCGCGAGCGTCGCCGCGATCGCCGGCAGCCGTCGTCCGGGAAGCTGGTAG
- a CDS encoding DNA-directed DNA polymerase II small subunit yields MPLEGSARIVDAFTSRGYNVEREAVTLIASSENPAATIERVVDATAEGTLVVRTDHVRSILESSDSGTSVDGVDDPPTSTGAPPTETPHESEASPVEMEGSEVAEASAGSTRTVDRSVDPTLRDLEIDGDMTGQSTGTGEYDDFVSVFRDRLERLGSKLRGRVNHRPASAIADMPGGEEVAMVGLVNDVRSTASGHWLIELEDATGTFPWLVMKDREYVDLVDELLYDEALAMAGTLSDDSGIAFVDSMYFPDVPRTHEPSTADRHVQAALISDVHVGSQEFMAGAWNRFADWLHTEEARHVEYLLIAGDMVEGVGVYPDQDEELEIVDIYEQYEAFSEHLKSVPGDMEIVMIPGNHDAVRLAEPQPGFDEDLRELMSAHDARIVSNPSTVTIEGVSVLMYHGVSLDEVIAELPEEKASYDDPHRAMYHLLKKRHVAPQFGGHTRLAPEENDYLVIDEVPDVFHTGHVHKLGFGKYHNVLAINSGCWQAQTDFQESVNIDPDSGYAPIVDLDTLDVTVQKFS; encoded by the coding sequence GTGCCACTCGAGGGGTCTGCCCGGATCGTCGACGCGTTCACGAGCCGTGGCTACAACGTCGAACGCGAGGCGGTGACCCTGATCGCGTCCTCGGAGAATCCGGCCGCGACGATCGAACGCGTCGTCGACGCCACAGCTGAGGGAACGCTCGTCGTGCGGACGGATCACGTCCGGTCGATCCTCGAGTCGTCCGATAGCGGGACTTCCGTCGACGGCGTCGACGACCCCCCCACTTCAACTGGAGCACCCCCCACCGAGACGCCACACGAAAGCGAGGCGTCTCCAGTTGAAATGGAGGGGTCGGAGGTGGCAGAGGCCTCGGCGGGATCGACGCGAACGGTCGATCGGTCGGTCGACCCCACGCTTCGTGACCTCGAGATCGACGGCGACATGACCGGCCAGAGTACGGGAACGGGCGAGTACGACGACTTCGTGTCGGTCTTTCGCGACCGGCTCGAGCGACTCGGCTCGAAACTCCGCGGGCGGGTCAACCACCGGCCGGCGAGTGCGATCGCGGACATGCCCGGCGGCGAGGAGGTCGCGATGGTCGGACTGGTCAACGACGTGCGCTCGACGGCGAGTGGCCACTGGCTGATCGAACTCGAGGACGCCACCGGCACGTTCCCGTGGCTCGTCATGAAGGATCGGGAGTACGTCGACCTCGTCGACGAACTGCTGTACGACGAGGCCCTGGCGATGGCGGGGACGCTGTCGGACGATTCGGGGATCGCCTTCGTCGACTCGATGTACTTCCCGGACGTACCCCGAACGCACGAGCCCTCGACTGCGGATCGACACGTGCAGGCGGCACTGATAAGCGACGTCCACGTCGGCAGCCAGGAGTTCATGGCCGGGGCCTGGAACCGGTTTGCCGACTGGCTGCACACCGAGGAGGCCCGCCACGTCGAGTACCTGCTGATCGCCGGCGACATGGTCGAAGGCGTCGGCGTCTACCCCGACCAGGACGAGGAACTCGAGATCGTCGACATCTACGAGCAGTACGAGGCGTTCAGCGAGCACCTGAAGTCGGTTCCGGGGGATATGGAGATCGTCATGATTCCGGGCAACCACGACGCGGTCCGCCTCGCTGAGCCCCAACCCGGCTTCGACGAGGACCTGCGCGAGCTCATGTCGGCTCACGACGCTCGCATCGTGAGCAACCCCTCCACGGTGACGATCGAGGGCGTCTCCGTGCTGATGTACCACGGCGTCAGCTTAGACGAGGTGATCGCGGAACTCCCCGAGGAGAAAGCGAGCTACGACGACCCCCACAGGGCGATGTACCACCTCCTCAAGAAACGCCACGTCGCACCGCAGTTCGGCGGTCATACCCGGCTGGCTCCCGAGGAGAACGATTACCTCGTCATCGACGAGGTGCCCGACGTCTTCCATACTGGCCACGTCCACAAACTCGGCTTCGGGAAGTACCACAACGTGCTCGCGATCAACTCCGGCTGCTGGCAGGCCCAGACCGACTTCCAGGAGAGTGTCAACATCGATCCTGACTCGGGGTATGCGCCGATCGTCGACCTCGACACGCTCGATGTGACCGTCCAGAAGTTCAGTTAG
- a CDS encoding aspartate kinase — MRVVAKFGGTSLGSGDRINRAADSIAAAVEDGHEITVVASAMGATTDKLLEEITFDVDDADRAQIVSMGERTSVRMLKAALSARGVDARFFEPGSDDWPVITDEHGEVDVETTRERAREIASNLDLEVAVVTGFLAQAHDGSITTLGRGGSDTTAVMLGNYMDADEVVIVTDVEGVMTGDPNVVEGARNVGEISVDELRNLSFRGAEVVAPSALSYKDSNLDVRVVHYQHGDLLSGGTSIEGEFRNLVDMREKPLACLTVAGRAIRNQPGVFQSLSAALGNNDVNIDAVASGMDTITFYVDADEAEFAENILHREVVEQDALSSVTVDEPLAVVRVTGGDLPNRPGIISEIVSPLAEARIDIHDVITSATSVALFVDWDDREDTLETTQELL, encoded by the coding sequence ATGCGCGTCGTAGCGAAGTTCGGCGGGACGAGCCTCGGCAGCGGCGACCGGATCAACCGCGCCGCCGACTCCATCGCCGCCGCCGTCGAGGACGGCCACGAGATCACCGTCGTCGCCAGCGCGATGGGGGCGACGACCGACAAACTCCTAGAAGAGATCACCTTCGACGTCGACGACGCCGACCGCGCCCAGATCGTCAGCATGGGCGAACGGACGTCGGTCCGCATGCTCAAGGCCGCGCTCTCGGCTCGTGGCGTCGACGCCCGCTTTTTCGAACCCGGAAGCGACGACTGGCCGGTCATCACCGACGAACACGGCGAGGTCGACGTCGAGACGACCCGCGAGCGTGCACGCGAGATCGCCTCGAATCTGGATTTGGAGGTTGCGGTCGTCACCGGCTTCCTCGCACAGGCTCACGACGGCTCGATCACGACGCTCGGCCGTGGGGGCAGCGACACGACGGCCGTCATGCTCGGCAACTACATGGACGCCGACGAGGTCGTCATCGTCACCGACGTCGAGGGCGTCATGACTGGCGACCCGAACGTCGTCGAAGGGGCCCGAAACGTCGGCGAGATCTCAGTCGACGAGCTCCGGAACCTCTCGTTCCGCGGAGCCGAAGTCGTCGCGCCCTCCGCGCTGTCGTACAAAGACAGCAACTTAGACGTCCGGGTCGTCCACTACCAACACGGCGACTTGCTCTCGGGCGGAACCAGCATCGAAGGCGAGTTCAGGAACCTCGTCGACATGCGCGAGAAACCGCTCGCCTGTCTCACTGTCGCCGGCCGCGCGATCCGCAACCAGCCCGGTGTTTTCCAGTCGCTGTCGGCCGCGCTCGGAAACAACGACGTCAACATCGACGCGGTCGCAAGCGGGATGGACACCATCACGTTCTACGTCGACGCCGACGAGGCCGAGTTCGCCGAGAACATCCTCCACCGCGAAGTCGTCGAACAGGACGCGCTCTCGAGTGTCACCGTCGACGAACCGCTCGCCGTGGTTCGGGTCACCGGTGGCGATCTCCCGAACCGGCCCGGCATCATCAGCGAGATCGTCTCTCCGCTTGCGGAGGCTCGCATCGACATCCACGACGTGATCACGAGCGCGACCAGCGTCGCCCTATTCGTCGACTGGGACGACCGTGAGGACACCCTCGAGACCACACAGGAACTGCTGTAG
- a CDS encoding inorganic phosphate transporter: MVALSFAVLVAVAVLTCLSMAWVLGANSNSPPFAPAIGANAISTMQAAFVIGVLAAAGAIAQGGSISETVGADLIDGVTITPLAAIAGLLTAATFMAIGIYTRYPIPAAFATTGAMVGVGLSLGGDPAMATYRRLGTFWLLVPFMSGGLAYATAVVLRRDDVPETVGVPLLAGFVGAILANVRLGVIPDPEAAQGTLATFLSRRLGGGPTIAGTVDLGVVLVTLAAGLLAAVWVRRRVLASVERGIRSFLLVLGGIVAFSSGGSQVGLATGPLENLFREGLGLPGIALLSLGAAGILAGAWMGAPRLLQATSREYAQLGVRRSIAALVPGFVIAQLAIALGIPISLNNIILSGVVGGGLAGGSAGVSRRKIGFTVTFWLLTLASSIAVGFGVYRLFATVAGG, encoded by the coding sequence ATGGTTGCGCTCTCGTTCGCCGTTCTCGTCGCTGTTGCTGTTCTTACGTGCCTGTCGATGGCTTGGGTGCTCGGTGCGAACAGTAACTCACCACCGTTTGCACCTGCTATCGGCGCGAACGCGATCTCGACGATGCAGGCCGCGTTCGTCATCGGGGTGCTCGCGGCCGCGGGGGCGATCGCCCAGGGCGGGAGCATCTCCGAGACGGTCGGCGCGGATCTCATAGACGGCGTGACGATCACGCCGCTTGCGGCTATCGCCGGCCTGTTGACTGCGGCGACGTTCATGGCGATCGGGATCTACACGCGCTATCCCATCCCCGCGGCGTTTGCGACGACGGGGGCGATGGTCGGTGTCGGCCTCTCGCTCGGTGGCGATCCCGCGATGGCCACCTACCGACGACTCGGCACGTTCTGGCTGCTCGTCCCGTTCATGTCCGGGGGGCTCGCCTACGCCACCGCGGTCGTCCTCCGTCGCGACGACGTTCCCGAAACGGTCGGCGTTCCGTTGCTTGCGGGTTTCGTCGGTGCGATCCTCGCGAACGTCCGCCTCGGCGTCATTCCCGACCCCGAGGCCGCCCAGGGGACGCTTGCAACCTTCCTCTCGCGTCGGCTCGGCGGCGGCCCTACCATCGCCGGCACCGTCGATCTCGGCGTCGTCCTCGTGACCCTCGCGGCCGGTCTGCTTGCTGCCGTCTGGGTCCGTAGACGGGTGCTGGCTTCCGTCGAGCGCGGCATCCGTTCGTTCCTGCTCGTGCTCGGCGGCATCGTCGCCTTCTCCTCGGGGGGCTCCCAGGTCGGGCTCGCAACCGGTCCCCTCGAGAACCTCTTTCGGGAGGGACTGGGCCTGCCCGGAATCGCCCTGCTCTCGCTCGGTGCGGCCGGCATCCTCGCCGGCGCGTGGATGGGCGCGCCCCGACTGCTGCAGGCGACCTCGAGGGAGTACGCCCAGCTTGGCGTCCGTCGGTCGATCGCAGCGCTCGTCCCCGGGTTCGTCATCGCCCAGCTCGCGATCGCACTCGGTATCCCGATCTCGCTGAACAACATCATCCTCTCGGGGGTCGTCGGCGGCGGACTGGCCGGCGGCTCGGCCGGCGTCTCCCGGCGCAAGATCGGATTCACCGTCACGTTCTGGCTGCTCACGCTCGCGTCCTCGATCGCCGTCGGCTTCGGCGTCTATCGGCTGTTCGCGACCGTCGCCGGCGGGTAA
- a CDS encoding universal stress protein, with the protein MVDPDPDRVLVPTLGLPREAEALTYALETFPDAEITVLVVVTPLDAPLSEGGVLERSEDRTSQARESATELVERVDGNGRVEIITAEERPGTVVPRVASEEGFDHVVMGGHRAETNGLVRRVLGRDVATTVVERTPVPVTVLE; encoded by the coding sequence ATGGTCGACCCCGACCCGGACCGCGTCCTCGTTCCCACGCTGGGTCTCCCCCGCGAAGCGGAGGCTCTGACCTACGCCCTCGAGACGTTTCCCGACGCCGAGATCACTGTCCTCGTCGTCGTCACCCCGCTCGACGCGCCGCTGAGCGAGGGTGGCGTCCTCGAGCGAAGCGAGGACCGGACGAGCCAGGCACGCGAGAGCGCGACCGAACTCGTCGAACGCGTCGATGGAAACGGGCGAGTCGAGATCATCACGGCCGAAGAGCGACCCGGAACCGTCGTCCCGCGTGTCGCGAGCGAGGAGGGGTTCGACCACGTCGTCATGGGTGGTCACAGGGCCGAGACGAACGGGCTCGTGCGACGGGTCCTCGGCCGCGACGTCGCGACGACCGTCGTCGAGCGAACCCCGGTTCCCGTCACCGTCCTCGAGTGA
- a CDS encoding DUF6498-containing protein, with protein MYSSWKRSQTAFVAVLLANLASVVAIWWYDWQAHALLMVYWLETGVIGAIYVAKIRRAAGTDDPEAIRSWTTVDGEPPESYVGKSNRTVAVALVRNYAGFWLFAGVFFLIIPFAEEMALEPASPDAVALAAVSLVGYHIFSYWYEYVGLREFEHRGPVSLLVEPAPRFWVLGLTLIFGLGATSLTQSPMGVLVVLVVFKTSADLLFHRRERKCALERSSSSERETTV; from the coding sequence GTGTACTCGTCGTGGAAGCGGTCGCAGACGGCGTTTGTCGCCGTTCTCCTCGCGAACCTCGCGTCGGTGGTCGCGATCTGGTGGTACGACTGGCAGGCACACGCTCTCCTGATGGTCTACTGGCTGGAAACCGGCGTCATTGGGGCGATCTACGTGGCGAAGATTCGCCGCGCAGCGGGCACCGACGACCCCGAAGCTATTCGGTCGTGGACGACAGTCGACGGCGAACCGCCCGAGTCGTACGTCGGGAAGTCGAACCGGACGGTCGCCGTCGCTCTCGTCCGGAACTACGCCGGATTCTGGCTCTTCGCGGGCGTGTTCTTCCTGATCATTCCGTTCGCCGAGGAGATGGCGCTCGAGCCGGCGAGTCCGGACGCTGTCGCCCTCGCGGCCGTCAGTCTCGTCGGCTATCACATCTTCTCGTACTGGTACGAGTACGTCGGGCTTCGAGAGTTCGAACACCGCGGTCCGGTGTCGTTGCTGGTCGAACCTGCACCGCGGTTCTGGGTGCTCGGGCTGACGCTCATCTTCGGGCTCGGCGCGACCTCGCTCACTCAGAGCCCGATGGGCGTGCTCGTCGTGCTGGTCGTGTTCAAGACCAGTGCCGACCTGTTGTTCCACAGGCGAGAGCGAAAGTGCGCTCTGGAGCGATCGTCCTCGAGCGAGCGAGAGACGACAGTTTAA